A single genomic interval of Nitrosomonadales bacterium harbors:
- a CDS encoding tetratricopeptide repeat protein, whose product MVNILNRFNHTRFLVRSCRHAAILVSALLFCASLPAQADDVQDANRLFKQGQHSQAMDKVNGVLANKPKDAQARFLKGLILTEQGRADDAIRMFSALTEDYPELPEPYNNLAVLYASQGQYDKAKSSLEMAIRTHPSYATAHENLGDIYAKMASQAYDRALQLDRSNTATQTKLAMIQDLFANNARPKSSTARNAPTDTASKPQPVVAPPAEPVITVPAAKPVETAKVAPVPPAKPAAPEKPVAPPPASANNSDEVLKTVKAWASAWSAQNVKQYLSFYAADFRTPDGESRADWEATRQARVSEPKSIRVGISDAKVSFSDATHATVTFRQSYRASHMKANGRKTLQLVKSNGKWLIQEERAK is encoded by the coding sequence ATGGTGAACATATTGAACCGTTTTAACCATACTCGCTTCCTTGTCCGTTCATGCCGTCATGCCGCCATACTGGTCTCGGCATTGCTGTTTTGCGCCAGTCTGCCCGCACAGGCCGACGATGTGCAGGATGCCAACCGGCTTTTCAAACAGGGCCAACACAGCCAGGCGATGGACAAGGTCAACGGAGTGTTGGCGAACAAGCCCAAGGACGCGCAGGCGCGTTTCCTCAAGGGCCTGATCCTGACCGAGCAAGGCAGGGCCGACGATGCGATCAGGATGTTCTCGGCACTGACCGAGGACTATCCGGAACTGCCCGAGCCTTACAACAACCTCGCCGTGCTGTATGCCAGCCAGGGCCAGTACGACAAGGCCAAGTCGTCGCTGGAAATGGCGATCCGCACCCATCCCAGCTATGCCACCGCGCACGAGAACCTGGGCGACATCTACGCCAAGATGGCCAGCCAGGCCTATGACCGCGCGCTGCAACTGGACCGCAGCAACACCGCGACACAAACCAAGCTGGCGATGATCCAGGACCTGTTCGCCAATAACGCCCGGCCAAAATCCAGCACGGCACGCAACGCCCCGACGGATACCGCCAGCAAGCCGCAACCCGTTGTCGCACCGCCTGCCGAACCTGTCATTACGGTGCCTGCCGCCAAACCCGTGGAGACCGCCAAGGTCGCGCCTGTGCCTCCGGCGAAACCTGCCGCACCCGAAAAACCTGTCGCCCCCCCCCCTGCAAGCGCGAACAACAGCGACGAAGTATTGAAGACTGTCAAAGCATGGGCTTCCGCATGGTCTGCACAGAACGTGAAGCAATACCTGTCGTTCTATGCCGCTGACTTCCGCACACCGGACGGCGAAAGCCGCGCCGACTGGGAAGCGACGCGCCAAGCCCGTGTCAGCGAACCGAAATCGATCCGCGTCGGCATCAGCGACGCCAAGGTAAGTTTTAGCGACGCCACCCACGCGACCGTGACATTCCGCCAGTCCTACCGTGCCAGCCATATGAAGGCCAACGGCCGCAAGACCCTGCAATTGGTCAAGTCGAACGGCAAGTGGCTGATCCAGGAAGAGCGTGCCAAGTAA
- a CDS encoding glutamine--tRNA ligase/YqeY domain fusion protein translates to MSSAPQPVVSNFLRSIIDNDLASGKHTSIVTRFPPEPNGYLHVGHAKSICLNFGLAKDYNGLCNLRFDDTNPEKESEEYAQSIQDDVRWLGFEWNGDVRWASDYFDALYDFAVELINKDLAYVDDLTPVQMREYRGSLTQPGRNSPNRDRPVAENLDLFARMRAGEFDDGAMVLRAKIDMGSPNINMRDPVIYRIKRAHHIRTGDKWCIYPMYDYTHCISDALEGITHSICTLEFEDHRPLYDWVLDNITIPCHPRQYEFSRLELHYTITSKRKLLQLVTEKKVSGWDDPRMPTISGMRRRGYTPEGIREFAKRIGVSKSENIVDMAIMEGAIREDLELRAPRVMAIINPLKVTITNADGALMREADFHPNVPELGKRVVPFSSELFIEADDFAEVPPPGWKRLTLGGEIRLRHSYVMRCDEVVKDAAGKIIELKCSIDHDTLGKNPQGRKVKGVIHFLSRGHALPAEIRLYDRLFTVPEPDADKEVDFHTHLNPGSLTVVQGWVEAAVRDAKPETRYQFERLGYFVTDRRDHQSGGKLVFNRTVTLKDSWLKD, encoded by the coding sequence ATGAGCAGCGCTCCTCAACCCGTTGTTTCCAATTTTCTCCGCAGCATCATTGACAATGACCTTGCCAGCGGGAAGCACACCAGCATCGTCACGCGCTTCCCGCCCGAGCCGAACGGCTACCTGCACGTAGGCCACGCCAAGTCCATATGTTTGAACTTCGGCTTGGCCAAGGACTACAACGGCCTGTGCAACCTGCGCTTCGACGATACCAACCCGGAAAAGGAGAGCGAGGAATACGCGCAATCCATCCAGGACGACGTGCGCTGGCTGGGTTTCGAGTGGAACGGCGACGTGCGCTGGGCGTCGGATTATTTCGATGCGCTGTACGACTTCGCGGTCGAGCTGATCAACAAGGATCTGGCCTATGTGGATGACCTGACGCCCGTGCAAATGCGCGAATATCGCGGCTCACTGACCCAGCCCGGCAGGAACAGCCCGAACCGCGACCGTCCTGTCGCCGAGAACCTCGACCTGTTCGCACGCATGAGAGCGGGCGAGTTCGACGACGGCGCAATGGTGTTGCGCGCCAAGATCGACATGGGCTCGCCCAATATCAACATGCGCGACCCGGTGATCTACCGCATCAAGCGCGCCCACCACATCCGCACCGGAGACAAGTGGTGCATCTACCCGATGTACGACTACACCCACTGCATCTCCGACGCACTGGAAGGCATCACCCATTCCATCTGCACGCTGGAATTCGAGGATCACCGTCCGCTGTACGACTGGGTGCTGGACAATATCACCATCCCCTGCCACCCGCGCCAGTACGAGTTTTCGCGCCTCGAACTGCACTACACCATCACCAGCAAGCGCAAACTGCTGCAACTGGTGACCGAGAAAAAGGTGAGCGGCTGGGACGACCCGCGCATGCCCACGATCTCCGGCATGCGCAGGCGCGGCTACACGCCGGAAGGCATACGCGAATTCGCCAAGCGCATCGGCGTCTCCAAGAGCGAGAACATCGTGGACATGGCGATCATGGAAGGCGCGATCCGCGAAGATCTGGAACTGCGCGCCCCGCGTGTGATGGCTATCATCAACCCGCTCAAGGTGACCATCACCAATGCCGACGGCGCGCTGATGCGTGAAGCCGACTTCCATCCCAACGTGCCGGAGCTGGGCAAACGCGTGGTGCCCTTCAGTAGCGAACTGTTCATCGAAGCCGACGACTTCGCCGAAGTGCCGCCGCCGGGCTGGAAGCGACTCACCCTCGGCGGAGAGATACGCCTGCGCCACAGTTATGTGATGCGTTGCGACGAGGTGGTGAAGGATGCCGCAGGAAAGATCATCGAACTCAAGTGCAGCATCGACCACGATACGCTGGGCAAGAATCCGCAGGGGCGCAAGGTCAAGGGGGTTATCCACTTCCTGTCGCGCGGGCACGCGCTGCCCGCCGAGATCCGCCTGTATGACCGGTTGTTCACCGTGCCCGAGCCGGACGCCGACAAGGAAGTGGATTTTCATACCCATTTGAATCCGGGCTCGCTTACCGTGGTGCAGGGCTGGGTGGAGGCTGCTGTGCGCGATGCCAAACCCGAGACGCGCTACCAATTCGAGCGTCTCGGCTATTTTGTAACGGATCGTCGCGATCATCAGTCGGGCGGCAAGTTGGTGTTCAATCGCACTGTTACGTTGAAAGACTCTTGGCTCAAGGATTAG
- a CDS encoding cysteine--tRNA ligase translates to MLKIYNTLARDKQDFKPITPNTVRMYVCGMTVYDFCHLGHARVMVVFDMVYRWLKASGYDVTYVRNITDIDDKIIKRAAENKESIHTLTQRFIDAMHEDADALGIQRPDHEPRATQFIPQMLAMIEALEKNGLAYQAADGDVNYAVRKFGGYGKLSGKSLEDLRAGERVEVTSEKHDPLDFVLWKGAKDSEADEVKWDSKWGKGRPGWHIECSAMGSELLGKHFDIHGGGADLQFPHHENEIAQSEGAHQCQFVNYWMHNGFVRVDEEKMSKSLGNFFTIREVLKKYDAEVVRFFILRAHYRSPLNYSDVHLDDAKGALTRLYTALKTVPSPSVPLPQVGEGSQLPSPVNGRGGGGEGVVDWNEPHAQRFKAAMDDDFNTPEAVAALFDLANEVNRTQSAQAAAQLKTLGGVLGLLQRDAQEFLQGGATEGGLDDAAIDAQIEARIAAKQARNFAEADRIRKELLDAGIVLEDTPQGTAWRRA, encoded by the coding sequence ATGTTAAAAATCTACAACACCCTCGCCCGCGACAAGCAGGACTTCAAGCCCATCACACCGAATACCGTGCGCATGTATGTGTGCGGCATGACGGTGTACGACTTTTGCCATCTCGGCCATGCACGGGTGATGGTGGTGTTCGACATGGTGTATCGCTGGTTGAAGGCCAGCGGTTACGACGTGACCTACGTGCGCAACATCACCGACATCGACGACAAGATCATCAAGCGCGCGGCAGAGAACAAGGAATCCATCCACACGTTGACGCAGCGTTTCATCGACGCGATGCATGAAGATGCCGATGCACTGGGCATTCAGCGCCCGGACCACGAGCCGCGCGCCACACAGTTCATCCCGCAGATGCTGGCGATGATCGAAGCGCTGGAAAAGAACGGGCTCGCCTATCAGGCGGCGGACGGCGACGTGAACTATGCGGTGCGCAAGTTCGGCGGCTATGGCAAGCTTTCCGGCAAGTCGCTCGAAGACCTGCGCGCTGGTGAACGGGTGGAAGTGACTTCTGAGAAGCACGACCCGCTCGACTTCGTGCTGTGGAAGGGTGCCAAGGACAGTGAAGCGGATGAGGTGAAATGGGATTCCAAGTGGGGCAAGGGCCGCCCCGGCTGGCACATCGAATGTTCGGCGATGGGTTCCGAGCTGTTGGGCAAGCACTTCGATATCCACGGCGGCGGCGCCGACCTGCAGTTCCCGCACCACGAGAACGAGATCGCGCAGAGCGAAGGCGCACATCAGTGCCAGTTCGTGAACTACTGGATGCACAACGGCTTCGTGCGCGTGGACGAGGAAAAGATGTCCAAGAGCCTCGGCAACTTCTTCACCATCCGCGAAGTGTTGAAGAAATATGACGCGGAAGTCGTGCGCTTCTTCATCCTGCGCGCGCACTACCGCAGCCCGCTGAACTATTCCGATGTGCATCTGGACGATGCAAAGGGTGCGTTGACCAGGCTTTATACGGCGCTAAAAACCGTTCCCTCTCCCTCAGTCCCTCTCCCACAAGTGGGAGAGGGAAGTCAACTCCCCTCTCCCGTGAACGGGAGAGGGGGTGGGGGAGAGGGTGTCGTTGATTGGAACGAGCCTCACGCCCAGCGTTTCAAAGCCGCCATGGACGACGACTTCAACACGCCGGAAGCGGTCGCCGCGCTGTTTGATCTTGCCAATGAGGTGAACCGTACCCAGTCAGCACAAGCGGCCGCACAGTTGAAAACGCTGGGCGGTGTGCTGGGGCTGCTGCAGCGCGATGCGCAGGAGTTCCTGCAAGGCGGGGCGACAGAAGGAGGTCTGGATGATGCGGCCATCGATGCACAGATCGAAGCTCGCATCGCCGCCAAGCAGGCCAGGAACTTCGCCGAGGCCGACCGTATCAGGAAGGAATTGCTGGATGCGGGCATCGTGCTGGAAGACACGCCGCAGGGCACGGCCTGGCGCAGGGCTTAG
- a CDS encoding prepilin-type N-terminal cleavage/methylation domain-containing protein, producing MTGSQRPTVKKSDSGFTLIELAMVLMIVGLLLGGLLVPLNAQMEQKGISETQRSLEEVKGALIGFAMINGRLPCPAQATLATGAAGAGEETLASNTCACASSGSTVAQVGSTACTETSVTGVLPWVTLGLNETDGWGRRYTYRVAAHFADKFGASTFGSGCTPSPTPTSSSFALCSPGVPDVFSAASGGTTVVADVPAIIVSHGKNGYGAYLTDGSKLSGAAGDEAENADNDSIFVSRSTTSDFDDQPVWITGNILIGRTVSAGKLP from the coding sequence ATGACTGGATCGCAAAGGCCCACAGTGAAAAAATCGGACTCCGGCTTTACGCTGATCGAACTGGCGATGGTGCTGATGATCGTCGGGCTATTGTTGGGTGGACTGCTGGTTCCACTCAACGCACAAATGGAACAAAAAGGCATCTCGGAAACGCAGCGAAGTCTGGAAGAAGTCAAGGGCGCGTTGATCGGCTTTGCCATGATCAACGGACGCCTGCCCTGCCCCGCACAGGCAACGTTGGCGACCGGGGCGGCCGGGGCGGGCGAAGAAACCCTCGCCAGCAACACCTGCGCCTGCGCCTCTTCCGGTTCGACCGTGGCACAAGTCGGCTCCACCGCATGCACTGAAACCAGCGTGACCGGTGTGTTGCCCTGGGTAACGCTGGGATTAAATGAAACGGATGGATGGGGCCGGCGTTACACCTACCGGGTCGCAGCCCATTTTGCCGATAAGTTCGGCGCCAGCACCTTTGGTTCGGGATGCACTCCCAGCCCCACACCCACGTCAAGCAGTTTTGCCCTGTGTTCGCCCGGCGTGCCGGATGTGTTTTCTGCAGCGTCAGGGGGTACGACCGTCGTGGCGGACGTGCCGGCCATCATCGTCTCGCATGGCAAAAACGGCTATGGCGCCTACCTCACTGATGGCAGCAAACTTTCAGGTGCGGCCGGCGATGAAGCGGAAAACGCTGACAACGACAGCATCTTCGTAAGTCGCAGTACCACCAGCGATTTCGATGACCAGCCGGTTTGGATTACCGGCAACATTCTGATCGGCCGCACGGTGAGTGCCGGCAAACTGCCCTAA